The Herminiimonas arsenitoxidans sequence TATTGACGACCAACAGCACCTTGCCTGCGTACTGGCAAAGGTTCTGTGGTACTTCATCCTGCAAGCGATTAACGGAGTAATTTAGTGTCGCAGGGCAGGCCGCAGGTGCCGCGGCAGGAGTTTGTGCCATTGCATGCGTACCGATGCCCAGGCCGCTTAGAAGTACGCAACGCAGAAGCAATCGTATGAATTTATTTGTCATGACCAGGCCAATTGAGTGTGTGTTGATGTAGATCATATTGCACCAAGACGCAGGGTTTGTCATGGAGCGGAAAAAATTGCCTATTACCATGTGCTAAGTGAAAAACAGATTGAATTCGGCCTCAGATAGTTTAAATTTTTAGTAATTAAGGACTGATTTTTGCGTTCGATTTCAACGTTAAGAAAACATTAAAAAAGCAAGTAACGGCGCGGGATAGACGCGTTTTCGATACTTGAAAAGAATCGAATCAGGCAATGTTTTTCCAGAGAAATGCGGGCCTGTTTAGTCCCAGATACTGGGTGGGCGGTGGATTTCTTGGTAGAATCAAGGACTTAACTCAATTTTTAAGGCGCGTATGCTGTACCCAGAATTGTTTAAATCGCTAGAGCAAGTTCGCTGGAACATGGAAAAAGACATTCCATGGGATCAGTTCGACGGCTCCAAACTGACCGATGAGCAGGCACAAACGATCCGCATGAATGCGATTACCGAGTGGTCTGCCTTGCCTGCAACCGAAATGTTCTTGCGTGACAATCGCGGCGACAGTGACTTTTCCGCATTTATGTCGGTTTGGTTCTTCGAAGAGCAAAAGCATTCCTTGGTGCTGATGGAATACCTGCGTCGCTTCCGTCCTGAATATGTTCCGACTGAAGAAGAGCTGCACAACGTACGTTTCGAATTCGATCCAGCGCCAGCGCTGGAAACATTGATGATGCATTTCTGCGGCGAAATCCGTTTGAATCACTGGTACCGTTGCGCCTCCGATTGGCACACAGAGCCTGTCATCAAGCAAATCTACAAAATCATCAGCCAGGATGAAGCACGCCACGGCGGCGCTTATCTGCGCTACATGAAAAAAGCATTGGTAGAAGTCGGCGATACAGCACGCGCCGCCTTTGCGAAGATCGGCGTCTTGATGGCTTCAGCCCGTCGTACGGAAAAACCATTGCACCCGACCAATCTGCACGTGAACCAATCCTTGTTCCCGAACGATACGGTGCAATCGCGTTTGCCTGATCCGGAATGGCTGGAGCGTTGGCTCGACGGTCAGATCAAGTTCGACAGCGAATGGGAAA is a genomic window containing:
- a CDS encoding ferritin family protein, producing the protein MLYPELFKSLEQVRWNMEKDIPWDQFDGSKLTDEQAQTIRMNAITEWSALPATEMFLRDNRGDSDFSAFMSVWFFEEQKHSLVLMEYLRRFRPEYVPTEEELHNVRFEFDPAPALETLMMHFCGEIRLNHWYRCASDWHTEPVIKQIYKIISQDEARHGGAYLRYMKKALVEVGDTARAAFAKIGVLMASARRTEKPLHPTNLHVNQSLFPNDTVQSRLPDPEWLERWLDGQIKFDSEWEKKVVDRILHNMSLLFERTFGTVQELNRYRKEVVTRIAAAQPV